From the Ignavibacteria bacterium genome, the window GACGAAAGAACACGTGCTGAATTTTTAAATCTTATAAATGCAGGATTACATTAATGAAGTCTGAATCTAAAGTCATTTGGGTAACTGGTGGATCAAGCGGAATTGGTCAGGCGATCGCAAAGAATTTCGCTAAGATCAACTGCAAAGTTTATATATCTTCACGGCGAAATACCGAACTTGAACGAACTGCAAAACAATTTTCGAAAGAAAAGTTGAAAGTTCATCCTCTCCCTTGCAATGTTGCATCTGAAACAAACGTTAGTGCCGTGGCGAAACAAATTTTTCGCGAGTCTGATAAAATTGATTGTCTTGTAAATTGTGCCGGGATCACTTCGTTTAAAGATGCAATTGACTCTTCAAATAGAGAGATAAAAGATATTGTAAACACAAATCTATTAGGTTCGATATTTTGTATGAAAGCTGTTCTTCCGGATATGATGAAAAAGAAATCCGGATTAGTTATAAACATCAGTTCAATTGCAGCTGAAAAAATCTATACCGGAAGTGCTGCTTATTCCGCCTCAAAGGCAGGAATTGTTGTATTCTCAAAAGTTGTTCGGGAAGAGATCAGAGAGTCCGGTGTTAAAATAGTGAATGTACTACCCGGTCCAACCGAAACACAAATGTGGAGTCAGCAGCAGAGAAAAGAATCATCCCACTTAATGATGAAACCGGATGATTTGGCACACATCATTGTCTCGATTTTTCTCCAGCCTGATGATGTAGTTACAGAAGAAATTTTAATCAGACCGATTACGGGGGATATTAAGATTTAGCACATTAATTGCTGTCACCGACCGGTCGGTGACAGCAGCAAGGATTTAGTTTAGCAGAGAATTGGAAATCGCTTTAAAGATTCAATATCTGACAGATCAAAAAAGATTCCAACCCGACTTGTCGGGATGGAATCTTTTCACTCTCTACTTTTTTTCAAATTTTTTTCAACTTTTTCTCCAAATGGCAGCAGTGGTTAGTTATAGCTTTTGCGGAGAGGGAGATTGGTTTTTCAGGAAAAAATTTATTTACCAACGATAAAAATTTGAATTTTATTGCTTGGTTTTTTATACACTATAACATTTTGACTGAATAGGTTCGGTCAAGAATGTTAAAACGCATTTCAGGAATTCCCCCCAGAATTTAATGGACTATATATGTTGTGGAGATCATTCTATCCACAATAACTCAACCAAATAGTCGTATTTTTTTACTGAAAATAATGAGGAAAAATACAAAAGAGTGAATATCTCCAAAGAAATTGAGCTCTCTGTAATTATTTGTGTCAATCCAGTCTGGACCAATGTATTTGTCCAAAAATTTAATAACTTAATATCGAGGTAAACTAAAATGAAAAGAATTCAATTAATTTCCTCTTAATAATGTTGTTTATATTAAGGCTTTTTCCCAGAGTGTATCTTTTACTAATTTTGCTGAATATCTTACAGATTCAGCTCCGACGGGAATTGCCACCGCAGATTTCAATAACGATAATATTGCAGATATTGCAATAAGCAATCACTGGATTGGAGAAATTGCTATCTACAATGGTAATGGCGACGGCACTTTTACTGTGAGTGGAAATTATAGTGCTGGCTCCTGGCCTGGAAATATATACACTGCTGATTTAATAGTGATGGATTTGTTGATATCGTATTGGGTCACGCTTATGCTTTTATCGGAGTACTATTGAATAATGGCAGCGGAGAATTTCCAACTTATACTCAATATGATGTTGGTTCAATTTGGTTTGCAGACCCCTACACAATAGCGGTTGGTCGTTTTGATAATGATGCAATCATTGATTTGATAGTAGCAAATTACGGGACTAATGAACTGAGTTTTTTCAAAGGAAATGGTAATGGAACTTTTCAATCTCAAGTTATTACTTATGGAATAAGTTCACCGCTTGCACAGATTGCAAAAGATTTTAACGGGGATAATAAATTGGATCTTTTACTCACAATCCAACCAGAGCATAAGGTAAGAGTTTTATTGGGCAATGGGGATGGGACATTTTCATTTGGACAAGAATATAATGTCGGAACTTTCCCAACGTTTTCTGCTGCAGGTGATTTTAATAAGGATTCTAAATGGGATTTTGTAGTCGGAAATGTTGGCAGTCATAACCTTAGTGTGATGTTCGGTAATGGAGATGGAACATTTTCTAATCATTTGGTTTTACCTGTTGGGCTTAATCCTCAAGGTGTGGTAGTTGGAGATTTCGATCTTGATAATAATGATGATATCGCGGTTACTAATGTTTCTTCGAATTCAGTAAGTGTAATACTCAGTAATGGGAATGAAACTTTTCAAAGCAAGGTTGATTTTCCAGTGGGCACAACACCAGTGCTCATGGTCAGTGGATATTTTAATGGAGATAATAAATTAGATTTTGGTGTAATACATGGCAGCCAAAAATTATTTATACTTATTAATAACACAATTATCGAAAAAACAAGTTACGAGTTAATTCACGAAACGAAGATTTTGCTAAGCCCTTATCTCACCAATTCAGACAAAAAAATTCGAGAAGCCATAGCTGAGGTGATAAAACATATTGATAAAAGTTTAGGAACTGAACTGTGGGAAGATGGCAATCATCTCACATTCAAAGGGAATCAAGTATTTAATTCGATTAAGGTCGCAATAAAAGAGCTATCCGTAAAGATAATTAAAAAATATTCCGGAGCTGTAGCCGTTGATGCTGCTTCAGCAATTAGTTCAATGGTTACGGCTGCTGAAAAGTTGGCGCAGAATTCTATAAATGAAGTGGTTTGCAATGGAGATCAACAATGCATTCTCAATTTGCAAAAAGCGTTAGATGAAATGTCTCTCGCACTTGCTGAGCTTGGATTTCTTAATTATGAAAAATCCATTGACCACTTCAGTAAAGCGTGGGTGTTTTCGCAGATAGCTATGAAAAAAGCTGTTCAAAAATCTCCTGATGAAAATAATTACTCAAGTACTTATGTTCCTGAAGAATTTAATCTGCTTCAAAACTATCCCAATCCATTCAATCCATCTACAAGGATAAGTTTTGATTTACCTGAAGCTTCAGTTGTAACTCTTAAAATATATAACATGCTGGGACAAGAAGTAGCTTCCCTCATTTCCGATGAATTATATCGTGCCGGTAGTCATGAAAAGGTTTTTGATGCGAGTGGTTATCCAAGCGGAGTTTATATTTATAGAATAAGTGCAAATAACTATTCAGTCCAGAGGAAAATGATATTGGCAAAGTAGAAATTCTGGCGCTCACTAATTACAGAATCAAAGATTCCATCCCGACAAGTCGGGATGGAATCTTTCTTAAAGAAAAAGCTTCCATCTTTCAATTTAGTAGTTCGACTTAATTAAGTTGGAAGCTTCTTGTGTTTAGGAGGTCGCTCTAATCTTTTGGGGGTGGGGGAGGAAGTGGTCTTCCCATTCTCTCACGGAAATTGTCTTTTCTTTGTTGAAATCTTTGCCTGACACCTTCAGAAAACCTATGTCTCATTTGTTTAAAGGTTTCTTTTTGTTGGTCATCTAAGAGATTATAGATGTCGAACCAATGTGCAAGCCGCACTTTTTGCATTTGTGATTTGACTTGTGAAATTTTATCCATTGCGGATTCAATATTTTTCTTCTCTACTTTTTCTGCTTTCCATTGATTCTTCATGTCAACGGATAGTTTCTTAATCTCTGCCTGATAATCGATCATTGCTTTTTGATGACTATAGCGAAGTTTTTCTATTTGAGCTTGTTGATCCTTTGTCAGATCGAGTTCTTTCGCAATCATCCCGCACATTCTCCCCATCCCTTTTCTTTGACCACGTTGGGCAAATGCGTCGCTTGAAAAAATTAGTATTAATGAAAACATCACTAATACTACAAATACAAATGTTTTTTTCATTTCACAGCTCCTGATATTTAATTGTTGTTGTCATTTTGGTATTTTGACAATATATATCGTTAAAAGTTTAATCAGCCAACACGTTCCGTGTCGAGGGACGAGTTCGAAATATTAAACCTTATTTGACCCATATTGTCTAATTTAAGCAGCCAGATTATGCAGAATAGAGATGATTTCATACTAATAGATGAATTTATTGAAGGAGATGCCAAAGCTTTTGGCGTACTGGTTGAAAGATACAAAAGAAAAATATATATGACAGCTTACAGAATTCTTGGCAACCACGAAGATGCCGACGATATAACTCAGGAAGTGATATTAAAAATGTATAGCAGCTTGAGCACATTTAGAAAAGAATCATCAATCTTTACTTGGCTTTATAAGATTACAACAAATCTATCGCTAAATGAATTAAAGAGAAAAAAGATAAAAAATTTTTTCAGCTTAGATGCGGTTACAGATTACTTAGCGGATGAAAAGACTTCATCGCCAGAAAGCAAGTTGGGTGAAAAGGAACTTTCTTCAAAAATTCAGGATGCAATAAATAAATTGCCGGAAAAGCAGCGGGTTGTTTTCACACTTCGGTTTTATGAAGAACTTCCGTATGAAGAAATCTCAAAAATTGTCGGCACCTCTGTTGGAGCATTGAAAGCAAATTATTTTCATGCATTTAATAAAATGGTTAAGGAGTTGAAAAATGTCGTGTGAAAAGATTAAACCATTATTGTTTGATTACTTCGAAAAAAATATCTCTGAAGGGAGAGTAAGAAATTTAAAATCGCATTTAGAAACTTGCAGATTTTGTGCTGAAGAGCTTACGGAGTTTGAAAATTTATCTCAACTGCTCAAAAAAGAGACCTCGGAACTAATCAACAAACACTTTTTCTATTTTGAAAACTTAAGATTGAACAATTCCAATAAACTTTTCGAAGTCCGGAAACAAATGGCTCCCATCTTTCGTTTTGCTGCTGGTCTGGCGTTAGTATTTTATCTCGCGGCTCTCTTTCTGTTCACTAATTTCACAGGATGGAATATTCCTTCAAATGAATTTCAAACATCTCAATTAATTTATCCGAACTCTGGAAGTGAATTGATAAATGATAATTCTTACGAGAATATCGGTAAATTATATGATCAGATATCGGATGAAACTATAATGCAGTCAGATTATCTCAATGGTGAATATGAAATGCTTATGCAAATGAATTCGAAATTAATACCGAGTGTTGAAAATTATCTTGGAAGGGACTACAATTTAATTGGATTGAGTGAAAGCGATTTTGATCAAATTTTGAAATCACTTAATTATAAAGAGATTATTTAGGAGTACAAATGAAATATTTAATCATACTGCTTATCGCTTTCTCTGCATCAACATCTTTTAGTCAGCAGAGAATGCAAATGCGAGAACATCAACGGGATAAGATTGACCAGTTGAAAAAAATTAAGCTGATCGAGGCGCTAAATTTGAACGAAGAAGCATCGTTAAGATTTGTTTCGCGTTATAATGAGTTTCACAAACAAATTCGTGACTTTCAGCGAAATAAAGAAACAGTCATAGATGAGCTTCAAAAAATTGTGAAAGATGGGGAAAAGGGATTCTCAGACCAGAAGTTTGAAGAATTGATCAAAAAATTTTCGCAAATTGAAACAGAATCCGATAAGCTCAAATATCATTTCTTTAAGTCACTTGAAGAAATTCTACCTAAATATAAAATTGCGAAACTTATAGTATTCGAACGTGAATTTGCTCGTGAGTTGAATAACCTCGTTCAAGATCGCCGCAGGATGTTGAGGGAAAGAAAATAATGCCACTGGAGTAACGATGGAATTCCAAATCCATTCTTATTAAGTGAGACTTGGGAATGAGTTTTAGGTGTAGACTAAGACCAGTGTTGAAAGTAATTATTTTTTTGTTGTAAAAATTGGAGCAAATTCAATAGCTGAATTTTTTCCCGAATTTTACATTTTCATTTTGCATTTTTGAATTAATTTTTCCCGCCCTTGTATTTCTAATCATAAAGTAATATTTTTGAACCGTTTTTTGCGGAAGTGGTGGAACTGGCAGACACACCATCTTGAGGGGGTGGCGCCGAGAGGCGTGCGGGTTCAAGTCCCGCCTTCCGCACTAAAGGAGGACTGCTCCATATTGGGTAGAACATTTTTACCCTCTCTAACGTTATGTAAAAAATAAAAAGGAGATTCGATGCAATACAAAAAAATAATTATACTTGTTCTTTTTGTCGCAGCTTCTGTAATTGCTCAAGATATGAAACCTGATGCGGCAAAATTATATAACGACGGGAATCAAAAAATGAAAGTTGGTAATTTTTCCGGTGCGATTCAAAGTTACGATCAAGCTTTGCAGATTGAAAAAGACTATCGTATTTATTATCAAAAAGGAATTGCACATAAGAAAAGTAATCAACTCGATGAATCTTATAATTCACTAATAAAATGTGCCGAAATGAAATCGGATTTTGATTTGGTGTACAACGCACTTGGTTCGGCAGAGTTTTCTCGCGGTAATTATGAAGAAGCTTCAGACTACTTTGTAAAATTATTATCAATTACAAAAAACGCTCAATTAAAAAAATTAGCGAATGATAATTTATCACTAAGCTATACAAAACTAGGTGATCTGGCCATTAGAGGAGGCGAACAAGAGAAAGCGATCAGTTTTTTGGATAAAGCTGTAAAGCACGATGACTCGAATGGAGCTGCACATCTTGCACTTGCAAAAGCATTCGTTGAATCAGGTAAATATAATGATGCTTTATCTGCAGCCGATGCCGCATTAAAAAGTAAAGCGAAAATATCCAAAGGAGGAGTTAACTATTATAAAGGACTTGCTCTAAAAAATCTCGGTAAGTTAAGCGAAGCAAAATCTTCATTTGAAGAAGGGAAAAAAGATCCAACTTACCGCACTGTCTGCGATTACGAAATTAAAAACCTACCCAAAAATTAAATTTTCTAATATGGCTGAGTGGAAATTTTCACTCAGCCAATACACTAAAATATCCTCCAATCTAAATTGCTTCACTCTAAATTTGTAAATATCTTTGGCAAAATATTTATTAATTATGAGTGAAATCCTAAAGCTATTACTAATCTTAATCTTCATCTCCCTTTTAATTGTAAGTTTAGAAACGTTAGCACATCGAAAAGTTCTCTCTGCAGAATTCGCAAGAAAATCTCTTCATATATTAGCTGGTGTGTTGATATCACTCTCGCCATTTATTTTTGATAATTTTTATTATCCGTTTATTACTGCTATAGCTGCATCATTATTCAGTATCGCTGCAGTGAAATTTAATTTTTTGCCGAGAATTGATCCGCCCAGCCGAGGAACACTTGGTACATTCTTCTTCTCTTTTTCATTTGCAATACTCCTAGTTTTTTACTGGGATAACTATAAATGGCTAATCTCTCTGAGCTATTTACTTTTTGTGATTGGTGATGCTTTTGCTGCAATCGTTGGAGAGAATTCAAAAAGAAGAATTACATTGGCAATTAATTCTGAACCTAAAACGCTGCAAGGAGCACTTACGATTTTTGCTACGACTTTTCTTTTGTTTGCAGCTTTCTGGAGCATCTTCAAACATCAATTATCTTTCCTTGATTTGTCTTTAGATAAGTTTGTAATTTTTAACATAATCGTTTCAACTGTGGCTATGGTAGTAGAAATTCTTTCACGAAAAGGAAGTGACAATATTTTTTTGCCGATAGTGATTTCATTCACGATTTTCATATGTGTGATACAGCCGCAATATTTAGACTCATTCGCATTAGGATTTGTCTTAAGTATTCTTATAGTATTTATTTCACTGCGATTTAAATTTCTTAGCATTGAAGGAGCTCTATCGACTTTTCTTTTAGCACTTTTTATCTATGGACTCGGTGAATGGAAATGGACTCTCCCAATTTTTGTCTTTTTTCTCTTTTCTTCGATTCTATCGAAATTAAGTGGCAGTTCTAAAAAATCTTCTGTGACTATGGGACGAACAAAGGGAAGTGAACGAGATATGATGCAAGTTTTTGCGAATGGAGGAATTGCATTTATTACAATTACTTTGAACTTTTTATTTCCAAATGATTCATGGTATTTGGTTTATTTAGTTTCACTATCCGTTTCCATGACTGACACTTGGTCTACAGAGATCGGAACATGGCTCGGAGAAAAAACTTTCCTAATTACAAATTTGAAAACTGTTAATAGGGGTGAGTCGGGAGGTGTATCATTAGTGGGAACAATTGGAGGAGTTTTTGGTTCTATTGTTGTTATTTCTTCAGGATTAATTTTTGTAAATTTATCTGTGGAACTATTTATAATGTTAGTAATATTTGGCACGGTGGGAAGTGTTATCGATAGTATTTTAGGAGCTTCAATCCAAGCGAAATATTACTGTACAAACTGTCATTCAATAGTTGAACTTAAAACTCATTGTAACAGAGCGGCAGAATTTAAAAGTGGATTTGGAATGATGAATAATGATTTGGTGAATTTTTCTTCTGTTTTGATCATATCAATAATCTTTTTTACAATCTTATGAAAACAAAAATCGTAATTTTCTTTGTATTTGTTTTTTCGGCAAGCTGCTTTTCGAGTGATTTTGATTTTAAATTTCGTAAAGCAATTGAACTTTTTGATAGTAAGAATTATGAAGAATCTTATCTATTATTCTCCCAACTAAAAGATTATCAGACACTGAATGTGGAAAAAATTCCTCTAGTCTATTTTTATTTAGGAGAAAACAAATTTCGGCTCGAACAGTTTTTTGAATCATCCCTCGAATTTGAATACTATGTTTGGAAATATCCGTTCGACCGGAACTACGATTTAGGATTATTGCGTCTTGGCCAGATATTTTTCAAGTTAGGCGAATACCCAAAGGCAAGGCAGTATTTAACAAAATTATTGGAAGAGTCTCCAGAACATGAGTTTTATGGTTTGGCAGAATATTGGATTGCGGAATGTTATTTCCAGGAAGGCGATCTTATAAGTTCAGAGCACTTTTATCTTGAGTCAATAAAAAATCGAGCAACAAACAAGCATGTTGATCACTCATTTTTTGCACTCGCTTACTTATATGAAACTCGCGGAGAATTTGAAAAATCAGAACTCTATTTCGACAGATTGCTTTTTGAATTGCCTGAATCAAGATTAACTCCTTTGGCTTTGGTTCGAGTTGCAAATTCATATTATCAACTTGGAAAATATCAACGCGCAATTTCTAAACTCAACGATCCCCAAGTGAAGTCTCTTCCGCAAACCAACCTTGCCGAAGCTTCTTACATTCTCGCAAATTGTTATTATCGAGCAAATCAATTTGCTGATGCAAGTAGAGAATTTGAATCTACTATTCAAAGATATCCAAATTCTAATATGACTCGCCCTGCAATTTATGGACTCGCCTGGAGTTTATATCAGGAGAATAAACTTCAAGCTGCTCATCATACTTTAAAAAAACTCACGGATGGTATTGATTCTTTAGCGGAGCGGGCAACTTATTGGTTAGGATTTTTCAGCAGGAATATGAATGAGAATGATCAAGCCATTGAGGAATTCAAAGAATATTTGCGCAAGTATCCCATCTTTCGTTTAGCTGATAAAGCAAAATTCGAAATCGGAATGATCTACTATCTGCAAAAAAGATTTAAAGATGCTGAAACATATTTGTTTAGTGTCTCGGAAGTGACACGAGACATGTCTGTCCGCGCAAAAGCGAGTTTAGTTCTTGGCAATATGGCTCTCGATCGTAGAAATTTTCCAAATGCCAAAATGTATTTTGAATCTGCAGTCAGTTCACTCGATGAAAGTTCGGCTGATTTCAATGTCGCATCAACTGGTCTTGGAATTTCTAACTTCTATTTAAATAATTTCGAAACAGCAGGGCATATTTTTAGAAATCTTCTGACAAGAAAAAATTTGACTGAGGTGGATAAAGTACGCCTCTATCTTGCTGAAAGTAACTTTGCAATGAAGAATTTTAGCGATGCAGCAGTTAATTATGAAGCGGTCTTACGTCAGAGTAAATCGAAGGATTTGATCCCCGTTGCACATTATGGTTTAGTCTATTCCAACTTCAATCTGAAAAATTATTCTTATGTGGTGAATCTAGGCGTAGATTTCCTAAAAAAATATCCAGCTTCGAAACACTCTCCTGAGATTAAACTGCGTTTGGCTGATTCATATTATGCAACTAAAGAATATTCTAAGGCAAGCGAAGCATACAGAGATTATTTTAATTCTTCTACTCTTGGACGCGGATCTGATTATGCTACCTATCAATATGCACAAGCTCTATACAAAGCCGGAAATATTAACGGTGCAATCGACGAATTCGTTTCTTTTCAAAATCGTTTTCCAGCATCAAAATATGCGGATGAAGCACAATATGTTATCGGCTGGATAAGATTTCAACAGGGACTTTATGATAATAGTATTTTTGAGTATGAAAAAGTATTGGAGAAGTATCCAACTTCTGCATTGATCCCGATTGTGTATTACTCAGTAGGTGATGCCTACTTCAATAAAGGTTTGTATGATCTGGCGATTTCTAGTTATCAACGTGTGCTTGATAATTATATGTCCTCGGATATTGTAATCGATGCAATGAATGGAATTCAATATAGCTATGTTGCACAGGGGAAGGTTGATGAAGCTGCATCGGCAATTTCAAATTTTGTTTCACTGAATCCTTCGCTTCGAAATCTCGATAGGCTTTTAATAAAGAAAGGAGATTTATTCCTTTCTCAAAGAAGATATCAAGATGCGATTTCGAGCTATCGCGAGTTCATTTCAATATTCCCAAGCAGCGGATTAGTTCCGAGTGCTTATTACTCAATTGCGAAAGCGTTTATACAATCTAAATCTTACACTGATGCGATTCAAAACTTAACGCTAATTTTTAGAAACTTCTCATCAAGCGAATTGGCAGACGATGCAGTGCTTGAATGCGGAAACGTATATCGCTCTGTTGAAGATTACGATAAAGCAATTCAGATGTATGATTATTTGATATCTAATTTTTCGAAATCAGCATTGGTTCCGGAAGCCGTTTATTGGAAGGGAGTCAGCTTCGTCGATAGAAAACAATTTGATCTCGCTGTGACTCACTTTCAGCATATAATAACTAATTATTCTTCAAATGCATACTATTCACGTACTCTTTATGAACTTGGGAAAATTTCGATGAACCAAGGCAATATTGAGCAGGCTCGCAATTACTTTAAACAAGTTGTCGATCTACGCAATGATGAATTCGGAGCGGAAAGTCAATATTATATCGGAGAGTTTTTATACAGTCAAAAACTTTATGATGAAGCAATCACAGAATTCCTGAGGCTGAAATTTGCCTTTGCCGGGCATGTTGAATGGCTTGCAAAAGGATTATTTAAAGTTTCAGAGAGTTACGAGATTTTAAAAGATAAAAGTAAAGCGAAAGACTTCTATCGTGAAGTACAAAAGCTCCAGCCAACGAGTGAGATTGGCATTGAAGCAAAAAAAAGAGCGGATAAAATCAGATGAAAAAATTACTAAGTTTACTTTATATTTTAATTCCAATTTTTGCTTTTGCTCAAACTGATACACTTGTGTCAAAAACACCGGAGATTGAATTACCCGATTTTGTCATAACAGGAACGACAAAAATCGATATGCCAACTCAAATGAAAGAAACTCCTGATGTGATCTCTGCTTTATCAGAACAGTTTATTTTGCCAAAAATTGGCGTCGAGAGTCTGGAGCTTGAAGGATTAACTGATCCAACCAAGCTGCAGGCAAAGATAAAGGATTCGCTCGAGTTCAATAATTTCAGATTTACTCTTGGTGCGGGCCTTAATCAGCTTCCATTCGCAAACGCATTCTACTCGCAGAGAGTTAATCGATTTAAAATAAATGCTTATGGCTCATTAAGTAAGGTTAGGAATTATATGCCAAATTCCGGTTACCATGATTTGTTATTGGGAGGAAGCACAACTTACATCATACGGAAAGAAAGTGAACCGCCTGCAAGGATTAATATTGCCGGATCATTTAATCAACACTACTTTTCGCCATTTGTATCTCCAACTGACAACAAATTCCGCAGCTCAAATTTAATTAATATCAATGGTTCATTTGAAAATCTTTTCTGGAAAGAGTTCAATGTGGATTTGGGTGGTTTCTCTGACATACATTATTTATCAGATTATAATTCATCACATTTCAATTTTAGTCCATTCATCTCTGCAAAATCAAGTTTCGAACATTTCATCCTTTCTGCTCGATTTAATCCGTCACTTCTAAAATCTTCGACTTCCACAAGTGAAAGTAATTTGATTCTTGCACTCTCATCCGAAATGCAGCTGAGAAAGATTTTTAACCGAATGAACATCATTGTTAACGTCGATTATCAATCGAGAAGCGAAACCGGTTCGCAATTTCTTGCTCCCTCAGCATCTATCGGAGTTGGAATTCTAAATAATCTTTCAATTGGTGTCTTGTACCAAAATCGACTAGTTCAACTAACACCGCCGACCTTATGGAAAAAAAATCCTTACACCGACACCTTGCATTACAGGCACAACTACGAACGCATAAAAAACAAAATTGGATTTGTATTGCGATTTTATACTTCACGTTTGATGAACGTTGAATTTAATATTTCGCAGTATAGTCATTTGGGCAAGATTATGTTTGTCCCATCAATAACAAATACAGGTTATTTTGATATAGTTCGATTAGATGCGAAAGTAATGGAGGCAATTTTAATGGCAAATCTTTCTTTCGGAGGATTTGGAGACCTCTTTGGTTCAGTTAGATATTTAGACTCCAAATTAAATCTCAATTCAAAGTCGGAACCCTTTTCACCGCGCATTCAGGCAAATATTGAATATGTCTATAAATTTGCTTTTTCGCTTTTATTGAGATTAAGATTTTTGTATAATTCAGTAAGTTATTCTGATATTGGAAATAACTCTAGGATTAGTGATTTAGCTGATCTTGGATTCTGTGTTGAATATGAAATTACAAAATATTTGCGTGCTGGACTTGAAACTTCAAATATTTTTAATAGAAGAAATTATCGATGGATAAACTATCAGTTGAAATCAATTGATTTGCTTTTATATTTATCAACAAATCTATAAAATATTATGAATAAACATGATTTAGTTGCGGTAATTTCAAGTAGGACAGGCCTTACA encodes:
- a CDS encoding T9SS type A sorting domain-containing protein; this translates as MGHAYAFIGVLLNNGSGEFPTYTQYDVGSIWFADPYTIAVGRFDNDAIIDLIVANYGTNELSFFKGNGNGTFQSQVITYGISSPLAQIAKDFNGDNKLDLLLTIQPEHKVRVLLGNGDGTFSFGQEYNVGTFPTFSAAGDFNKDSKWDFVVGNVGSHNLSVMFGNGDGTFSNHLVLPVGLNPQGVVVGDFDLDNNDDIAVTNVSSNSVSVILSNGNETFQSKVDFPVGTTPVLMVSGYFNGDNKLDFGVIHGSQKLFILINNTIIEKTSYELIHETKILLSPYLTNSDKKIREAIAEVIKHIDKSLGTELWEDGNHLTFKGNQVFNSIKVAIKELSVKIIKKYSGAVAVDAASAISSMVTAAEKLAQNSINEVVCNGDQQCILNLQKALDEMSLALAELGFLNYEKSIDHFSKAWVFSQIAMKKAVQKSPDENNYSSTYVPEEFNLLQNYPNPFNPSTRISFDLPEASVVTLKIYNMLGQEVASLISDELYRAGSHEKVFDASGYPSGVYIYRISANNYSVQRKMILAK
- a CDS encoding RNA polymerase sigma factor is translated as MQNRDDFILIDEFIEGDAKAFGVLVERYKRKIYMTAYRILGNHEDADDITQEVILKMYSSLSTFRKESSIFTWLYKITTNLSLNELKRKKIKNFFSLDAVTDYLADEKTSSPESKLGEKELSSKIQDAINKLPEKQRVVFTLRFYEELPYEEISKIVGTSVGALKANYFHAFNKMVKELKNVV
- a CDS encoding tetratricopeptide repeat protein, yielding MQYKKIIILVLFVAASVIAQDMKPDAAKLYNDGNQKMKVGNFSGAIQSYDQALQIEKDYRIYYQKGIAHKKSNQLDESYNSLIKCAEMKSDFDLVYNALGSAEFSRGNYEEASDYFVKLLSITKNAQLKKLANDNLSLSYTKLGDLAIRGGEQEKAISFLDKAVKHDDSNGAAHLALAKAFVESGKYNDALSAADAALKSKAKISKGGVNYYKGLALKNLGKLSEAKSSFEEGKKDPTYRTVCDYEIKNLPKN
- a CDS encoding SDR family oxidoreductase, which translates into the protein MKSESKVIWVTGGSSGIGQAIAKNFAKINCKVYISSRRNTELERTAKQFSKEKLKVHPLPCNVASETNVSAVAKQIFRESDKIDCLVNCAGITSFKDAIDSSNREIKDIVNTNLLGSIFCMKAVLPDMMKKKSGLVINISSIAAEKIYTGSAAYSASKAGIVVFSKVVREEIRESGVKIVNVLPGPTETQMWSQQQRKESSHLMMKPDDLAHIIVSIFLQPDDVVTEEILIRPITGDIKI
- a CDS encoding periplasmic heavy metal sensor yields the protein MKKTFVFVVLVMFSLILIFSSDAFAQRGQRKGMGRMCGMIAKELDLTKDQQAQIEKLRYSHQKAMIDYQAEIKKLSVDMKNQWKAEKVEKKNIESAMDKISQVKSQMQKVRLAHWFDIYNLLDDQQKETFKQMRHRFSEGVRQRFQQRKDNFRERMGRPLPPPPPKD
- a CDS encoding DUF92 domain-containing protein, yielding MSEILKLLLILIFISLLIVSLETLAHRKVLSAEFARKSLHILAGVLISLSPFIFDNFYYPFITAIAASLFSIAAVKFNFLPRIDPPSRGTLGTFFFSFSFAILLVFYWDNYKWLISLSYLLFVIGDAFAAIVGENSKRRITLAINSEPKTLQGALTIFATTFLLFAAFWSIFKHQLSFLDLSLDKFVIFNIIVSTVAMVVEILSRKGSDNIFLPIVISFTIFICVIQPQYLDSFALGFVLSILIVFISLRFKFLSIEGALSTFLLALFIYGLGEWKWTLPIFVFFLFSSILSKLSGSSKKSSVTMGRTKGSERDMMQVFANGGIAFITITLNFLFPNDSWYLVYLVSLSVSMTDTWSTEIGTWLGEKTFLITNLKTVNRGESGGVSLVGTIGGVFGSIVVISSGLIFVNLSVELFIMLVIFGTVGSVIDSILGASIQAKYYCTNCHSIVELKTHCNRAAEFKSGFGMMNNDLVNFSSVLIISIIFFTIL
- a CDS encoding zf-HC2 domain-containing protein → MSCEKIKPLLFDYFEKNISEGRVRNLKSHLETCRFCAEELTEFENLSQLLKKETSELINKHFFYFENLRLNNSNKLFEVRKQMAPIFRFAAGLALVFYLAALFLFTNFTGWNIPSNEFQTSQLIYPNSGSELINDNSYENIGKLYDQISDETIMQSDYLNGEYEMLMQMNSKLIPSVENYLGRDYNLIGLSESDFDQILKSLNYKEII